One window of Henckelia pumila isolate YLH828 unplaced genomic scaffold, ASM3356847v2 CTG_525:::fragment_3, whole genome shotgun sequence genomic DNA carries:
- the LOC140873348 gene encoding uncharacterized protein isoform X1, protein MILQPCSTQPISNSFSVPHLKKSCHSCCNCCFKKRENFVRDDYYCIDSRHGSVKTRALKTGSGQLNAEKAFDSRTKSKYDNLNWPSPSDEIPFWKKEFPSLDISSNGHVNVPKDSDLMHIAHVTAEMAPIAKVGGLGDVVTGLARACLTRGHKVDVFLPFYECINKQQINDLTLVVTYDSFHDENWIPVNMYRGVVSGIPVMFVEPTNHFFKGQNVYGGSYDELEAYLFFSRACLEWMQVTGTQPDIIHVHEWQTGGLPLLYWDMYHYLCLKKPRIVLTIHNMEHYGECRKEQLSKCGLDGSTYATEEKAVDDRTIGHNPERLSLLKGGIVYSNSVVTVSPTYLKETLCSGWLAGTLIRHRDKYFGVLNGIDTTIWNPATDVFLPAKFDASNIEGKKICKLHVQKGLGLASEGLEQGPDRVPLVVCITRLVAQKGLHLITNAIKYVEELGGQLVVLGKASDARVEREFEGLAKLHNQGSSVRILLMYSEELSHMLYAAADMVLVPSIYEPCGLAQMIGMRYGAIPVVRKTGGLADTVFDMDDHSQPELANGFVFEGIDEGSLNNSLDRAFSYYQQKADEWGGIVKKVMQTDNSWNNTAGKYIDIYNSVRVKEY, encoded by the exons ATGATTCTTCAGCCCTGTTCCACCCAGCCCATTTCGAACTCATTTTCGGTGCCCCATTTGAAAAAAAGCTGTCACAGTTGCTGTAATTGCTGTTTCAAGAAAAGGGAAAATTTTGTTAGGGATGACTATTATTGCATTGATTCACGACACGGAAGTGTCAAGACTCGTGCTCTCAAAACTGGTTCTGGTCAG CTAAATGCTGAAAAAGCTTTTGATTCAAGAACCAAGTCGAAATATGATAATCTTAACTGGCCTTCTCCCAGTGACGAAATTCCATTCTGGAAGAAAGAGTTTCCATCTTTGGATATCAGCTCAAATGGTCATGTCAATGTTCCAAAGGACTCCGATCTCATGCACATAGCTCATGTGACGGCTGAAATGGCACCTATAGCAAAAGTTGGAGGTCTTGGTGATGTGGTAACGGGGCTTGCTCGGGCATGTTTGACACGGGGTCATAAAGTAGATGTCTTTTTACCATTCTACGAGTGTATCAACAAACAGCAGATCAATGATTTGACATTGGTCGTAACTTACGACTCATTTCATGATGAGAATTGGATTCCTGTTAATATGTATCGCGGAGTAGTTTCAGGCATCCCAGTGATGTTCGTTGAACCTACCAATCACTTTTTCAAGGGTCAGAATGTGTATGGAGGTTCATACGATGAGCTAGAGGCATATTTGTTCTTTAGTCGTGCTTGTCTTGAATGGATGCAG GTTACTGGAACCCAGCCTGATATTATTCATGTCCATGAATGGCAAACTGGGGGTTTGCCCTTGCTATACTGGGACATGTACCATTATCTTTGTCTTAAA AAACCAAGAATTGTGTTGACTATCCACAATATGGAGCACTATGGAGAATGCAG AAAAGAGCAACTCAGCAAGTGTGGTCTTGATGGATCAACATATGCAACGGAAGAGAAG GCAGTAGATGATCGAACTATTGGGCATAACCCTGAGAGATTAAGCTTACTGAAAGGAGGCATTGTCTACAGCAATTCAGTTGT CACAGTTTCTCCAACATATCTCAAGGAAACACTTTGCTCTGGTTGGCTGGCCGGCACATTGATAAGACACCGGGACAA GTACTTCGGTGTTTTGAATGGGATCGATACTACAATATGGAACCCAGCTACTGATGTTTTCTTGCCTGCTAAATTTGATG CTAGCAACATCGAGGGGAAGAAGATATGCAAACTCCATGTTCAGAAAGGCCTTGGCTTGGCTTCGGAAGGACTTGAACAGGGCCCTGATAGGGTTCCGCTTGTAGTTTGCATTACCAGATTAGTTGCTCAGAAAGGTCTTCATTTGATTACTAATGCAATCAAATATGTCGAAGAACTT GGTGGACAACTGGTGGTTTTGGGAAAAGCTTCAGATGCTCGGGTTGAAAGAGAATTTGAAGGTCTTGCCAAGTTG CATAATCAAGGTTCCAGTGTCCGGATCCTTCTCATGTACAG CGAGGAGTTGTCCCACATGCTTTATGCTGCTGCTGACATGGTGTTGGTTCCGTCGATATATGAGCCATGTGGACTTGCTCAAATGATAGGAATGCGCTATGGAGCA ATACCTGTAGTCCGAAAGACAGGTGGCCTTGCAGACACCGTGTTTGACATGGACGATCATTCACAACCCGAGTTGGCAAACGG CTTTGTTTTCGAAGGAATTGATGAAGGATCTTTGAACAACTCATTAGACCGTGCATTTTCTTACTACCAACAAA AAGCAGATGAATGGGGAGGCATAGTGAAGAAGGTTATGCAGACAGATAATAGCTGGAATAACACGGCAGGAAAGTACATCGACATCTACAACTCCGTTAGAGTAAAGGAGTACTGA
- the LOC140873348 gene encoding uncharacterized protein isoform X2, translating into MILQPCSTQPISNSFSVPHLKKSCHSCCNCCFKKRENFVRDDYYCIDSRHGSVKTRALKTGSGQLNAEKAFDSRTKSKYDNLNWPSPSDEIPFWKKEFPSLDISSNGHVNVPKDSDLMHIAHVTAEMAPIAKVGGLGDVVTGLARACLTRGHKVDVFLPFYECINKQQINDLTLVVTYDSFHDENWIPVNMYRGVVSGIPVMFVEPTNHFFKGQNVYGGSYDELEAYLFFSRACLEWMQVTGTQPDIIHVHEWQTGGLPLLYWDMYHYLCLKKPRIVLTIHNMEHYGECRKEQLSKCGLDGSTYATEEKAVDDRTIGHNPERLSLLKGGIVYSNSVVTVSPTYLKETLCSGWLAGTLIRHRDKYFGVLNGIDTTIWNPATDVFLPAKFDASNIEGKKICKLHVQKGLGLASEGLEQGPDRVPLVVCITRLVAQKGLHLITNAIKYVEELGGQLVVLGKASDARVEREFEGLAKLHNQGSSVRILLMYSEELSHMLYAAADMVLVPSIYEPCGLAQMIGMRYGAIPVVRKTGGLADTVFDMDDHSQPELANGFVFEGIDEGSLNNSLDRAFSYYQQNEWGGIVKKVMQTDNSWNNTAGKYIDIYNSVRVKEY; encoded by the exons ATGATTCTTCAGCCCTGTTCCACCCAGCCCATTTCGAACTCATTTTCGGTGCCCCATTTGAAAAAAAGCTGTCACAGTTGCTGTAATTGCTGTTTCAAGAAAAGGGAAAATTTTGTTAGGGATGACTATTATTGCATTGATTCACGACACGGAAGTGTCAAGACTCGTGCTCTCAAAACTGGTTCTGGTCAG CTAAATGCTGAAAAAGCTTTTGATTCAAGAACCAAGTCGAAATATGATAATCTTAACTGGCCTTCTCCCAGTGACGAAATTCCATTCTGGAAGAAAGAGTTTCCATCTTTGGATATCAGCTCAAATGGTCATGTCAATGTTCCAAAGGACTCCGATCTCATGCACATAGCTCATGTGACGGCTGAAATGGCACCTATAGCAAAAGTTGGAGGTCTTGGTGATGTGGTAACGGGGCTTGCTCGGGCATGTTTGACACGGGGTCATAAAGTAGATGTCTTTTTACCATTCTACGAGTGTATCAACAAACAGCAGATCAATGATTTGACATTGGTCGTAACTTACGACTCATTTCATGATGAGAATTGGATTCCTGTTAATATGTATCGCGGAGTAGTTTCAGGCATCCCAGTGATGTTCGTTGAACCTACCAATCACTTTTTCAAGGGTCAGAATGTGTATGGAGGTTCATACGATGAGCTAGAGGCATATTTGTTCTTTAGTCGTGCTTGTCTTGAATGGATGCAG GTTACTGGAACCCAGCCTGATATTATTCATGTCCATGAATGGCAAACTGGGGGTTTGCCCTTGCTATACTGGGACATGTACCATTATCTTTGTCTTAAA AAACCAAGAATTGTGTTGACTATCCACAATATGGAGCACTATGGAGAATGCAG AAAAGAGCAACTCAGCAAGTGTGGTCTTGATGGATCAACATATGCAACGGAAGAGAAG GCAGTAGATGATCGAACTATTGGGCATAACCCTGAGAGATTAAGCTTACTGAAAGGAGGCATTGTCTACAGCAATTCAGTTGT CACAGTTTCTCCAACATATCTCAAGGAAACACTTTGCTCTGGTTGGCTGGCCGGCACATTGATAAGACACCGGGACAA GTACTTCGGTGTTTTGAATGGGATCGATACTACAATATGGAACCCAGCTACTGATGTTTTCTTGCCTGCTAAATTTGATG CTAGCAACATCGAGGGGAAGAAGATATGCAAACTCCATGTTCAGAAAGGCCTTGGCTTGGCTTCGGAAGGACTTGAACAGGGCCCTGATAGGGTTCCGCTTGTAGTTTGCATTACCAGATTAGTTGCTCAGAAAGGTCTTCATTTGATTACTAATGCAATCAAATATGTCGAAGAACTT GGTGGACAACTGGTGGTTTTGGGAAAAGCTTCAGATGCTCGGGTTGAAAGAGAATTTGAAGGTCTTGCCAAGTTG CATAATCAAGGTTCCAGTGTCCGGATCCTTCTCATGTACAG CGAGGAGTTGTCCCACATGCTTTATGCTGCTGCTGACATGGTGTTGGTTCCGTCGATATATGAGCCATGTGGACTTGCTCAAATGATAGGAATGCGCTATGGAGCA ATACCTGTAGTCCGAAAGACAGGTGGCCTTGCAGACACCGTGTTTGACATGGACGATCATTCACAACCCGAGTTGGCAAACGG CTTTGTTTTCGAAGGAATTGATGAAGGATCTTTGAACAACTCATTAGACCGTGCATTTTCTTACTACCAACAAA ATGAATGGGGAGGCATAGTGAAGAAGGTTATGCAGACAGATAATAGCTGGAATAACACGGCAGGAAAGTACATCGACATCTACAACTCCGTTAGAGTAAAGGAGTACTGA
- the LOC140873348 gene encoding uncharacterized protein isoform X3 encodes MILQPCSTQPISNSFSVPHLKKSCHSCCNCCFKKRENFVRDDYYCIDSRHGSVKTRALKTGSGQLNAEKAFDSRTKSKYDNLNWPSPSDEIPFWKKEFPSLDISSNGHVNVPKDSDLMHIAHVTAEMAPIAKVGGLGDVVTGLARACLTRGHKVDVFLPFYECINKQQINDLTLVVTYDSFHDENWIPVNMYRGVVSGIPVMFVEPTNHFFKGQNVYGGSYDELEAYLFFSRACLEWMQVTGTQPDIIHVHEWQTGGLPLLYWDMYHYLCLKKPRIVLTIHNMEHYGECRKEQLSKCGLDGSTYATEEKAVDDRTIGHNPERLSLLKGGIVYSNSVVTVSPTYLKETLCSGWLAGTLIRHRDKYFGVLNGIDTTIWNPATDVFLPAKFDASNIEGKKICKLHVQKGLGLASEGLEQGPDRVPLVVCITRLVAQKGLHLITNAIKYVEELGGQLVVLGKASDARVEREFEGLAKLHNQGSSVRILLMYSEELSHMLYAAADMVLVPSIYEPCGLAQMIGMRYGAIPVVRKTGGLADTVFDMDDHSQPELANGSR; translated from the exons ATGATTCTTCAGCCCTGTTCCACCCAGCCCATTTCGAACTCATTTTCGGTGCCCCATTTGAAAAAAAGCTGTCACAGTTGCTGTAATTGCTGTTTCAAGAAAAGGGAAAATTTTGTTAGGGATGACTATTATTGCATTGATTCACGACACGGAAGTGTCAAGACTCGTGCTCTCAAAACTGGTTCTGGTCAG CTAAATGCTGAAAAAGCTTTTGATTCAAGAACCAAGTCGAAATATGATAATCTTAACTGGCCTTCTCCCAGTGACGAAATTCCATTCTGGAAGAAAGAGTTTCCATCTTTGGATATCAGCTCAAATGGTCATGTCAATGTTCCAAAGGACTCCGATCTCATGCACATAGCTCATGTGACGGCTGAAATGGCACCTATAGCAAAAGTTGGAGGTCTTGGTGATGTGGTAACGGGGCTTGCTCGGGCATGTTTGACACGGGGTCATAAAGTAGATGTCTTTTTACCATTCTACGAGTGTATCAACAAACAGCAGATCAATGATTTGACATTGGTCGTAACTTACGACTCATTTCATGATGAGAATTGGATTCCTGTTAATATGTATCGCGGAGTAGTTTCAGGCATCCCAGTGATGTTCGTTGAACCTACCAATCACTTTTTCAAGGGTCAGAATGTGTATGGAGGTTCATACGATGAGCTAGAGGCATATTTGTTCTTTAGTCGTGCTTGTCTTGAATGGATGCAG GTTACTGGAACCCAGCCTGATATTATTCATGTCCATGAATGGCAAACTGGGGGTTTGCCCTTGCTATACTGGGACATGTACCATTATCTTTGTCTTAAA AAACCAAGAATTGTGTTGACTATCCACAATATGGAGCACTATGGAGAATGCAG AAAAGAGCAACTCAGCAAGTGTGGTCTTGATGGATCAACATATGCAACGGAAGAGAAG GCAGTAGATGATCGAACTATTGGGCATAACCCTGAGAGATTAAGCTTACTGAAAGGAGGCATTGTCTACAGCAATTCAGTTGT CACAGTTTCTCCAACATATCTCAAGGAAACACTTTGCTCTGGTTGGCTGGCCGGCACATTGATAAGACACCGGGACAA GTACTTCGGTGTTTTGAATGGGATCGATACTACAATATGGAACCCAGCTACTGATGTTTTCTTGCCTGCTAAATTTGATG CTAGCAACATCGAGGGGAAGAAGATATGCAAACTCCATGTTCAGAAAGGCCTTGGCTTGGCTTCGGAAGGACTTGAACAGGGCCCTGATAGGGTTCCGCTTGTAGTTTGCATTACCAGATTAGTTGCTCAGAAAGGTCTTCATTTGATTACTAATGCAATCAAATATGTCGAAGAACTT GGTGGACAACTGGTGGTTTTGGGAAAAGCTTCAGATGCTCGGGTTGAAAGAGAATTTGAAGGTCTTGCCAAGTTG CATAATCAAGGTTCCAGTGTCCGGATCCTTCTCATGTACAG CGAGGAGTTGTCCCACATGCTTTATGCTGCTGCTGACATGGTGTTGGTTCCGTCGATATATGAGCCATGTGGACTTGCTCAAATGATAGGAATGCGCTATGGAGCA ATACCTGTAGTCCGAAAGACAGGTGGCCTTGCAGACACCGTGTTTGACATGGACGATCATTCACAACCCGAGTTGGCAAACGG AAGCAGATGA
- the LOC140873348 gene encoding uncharacterized protein isoform X4, with the protein MTIIALIHDTEVSRLVLSKLVLVSDEIPFWKKEFPSLDISSNGHVNVPKDSDLMHIAHVTAEMAPIAKVGGLGDVVTGLARACLTRGHKVDVFLPFYECINKQQINDLTLVVTYDSFHDENWIPVNMYRGVVSGIPVMFVEPTNHFFKGQNVYGGSYDELEAYLFFSRACLEWMQVTGTQPDIIHVHEWQTGGLPLLYWDMYHYLCLKKPRIVLTIHNMEHYGECRKEQLSKCGLDGSTYATEEKAVDDRTIGHNPERLSLLKGGIVYSNSVVTVSPTYLKETLCSGWLAGTLIRHRDKYFGVLNGIDTTIWNPATDVFLPAKFDASNIEGKKICKLHVQKGLGLASEGLEQGPDRVPLVVCITRLVAQKGLHLITNAIKYVEELGGQLVVLGKASDARVEREFEGLAKLHNQGSSVRILLMYSEELSHMLYAAADMVLVPSIYEPCGLAQMIGMRYGAIPVVRKTGGLADTVFDMDDHSQPELANGFVFEGIDEGSLNNSLDRAFSYYQQKADEWGGIVKKVMQTDNSWNNTAGKYIDIYNSVRVKEY; encoded by the exons ATGACTATTATTGCATTGATTCACGACACGGAAGTGTCAAGACTCGTGCTCTCAAAACTGGTTCTGGTCAG TGACGAAATTCCATTCTGGAAGAAAGAGTTTCCATCTTTGGATATCAGCTCAAATGGTCATGTCAATGTTCCAAAGGACTCCGATCTCATGCACATAGCTCATGTGACGGCTGAAATGGCACCTATAGCAAAAGTTGGAGGTCTTGGTGATGTGGTAACGGGGCTTGCTCGGGCATGTTTGACACGGGGTCATAAAGTAGATGTCTTTTTACCATTCTACGAGTGTATCAACAAACAGCAGATCAATGATTTGACATTGGTCGTAACTTACGACTCATTTCATGATGAGAATTGGATTCCTGTTAATATGTATCGCGGAGTAGTTTCAGGCATCCCAGTGATGTTCGTTGAACCTACCAATCACTTTTTCAAGGGTCAGAATGTGTATGGAGGTTCATACGATGAGCTAGAGGCATATTTGTTCTTTAGTCGTGCTTGTCTTGAATGGATGCAG GTTACTGGAACCCAGCCTGATATTATTCATGTCCATGAATGGCAAACTGGGGGTTTGCCCTTGCTATACTGGGACATGTACCATTATCTTTGTCTTAAA AAACCAAGAATTGTGTTGACTATCCACAATATGGAGCACTATGGAGAATGCAG AAAAGAGCAACTCAGCAAGTGTGGTCTTGATGGATCAACATATGCAACGGAAGAGAAG GCAGTAGATGATCGAACTATTGGGCATAACCCTGAGAGATTAAGCTTACTGAAAGGAGGCATTGTCTACAGCAATTCAGTTGT CACAGTTTCTCCAACATATCTCAAGGAAACACTTTGCTCTGGTTGGCTGGCCGGCACATTGATAAGACACCGGGACAA GTACTTCGGTGTTTTGAATGGGATCGATACTACAATATGGAACCCAGCTACTGATGTTTTCTTGCCTGCTAAATTTGATG CTAGCAACATCGAGGGGAAGAAGATATGCAAACTCCATGTTCAGAAAGGCCTTGGCTTGGCTTCGGAAGGACTTGAACAGGGCCCTGATAGGGTTCCGCTTGTAGTTTGCATTACCAGATTAGTTGCTCAGAAAGGTCTTCATTTGATTACTAATGCAATCAAATATGTCGAAGAACTT GGTGGACAACTGGTGGTTTTGGGAAAAGCTTCAGATGCTCGGGTTGAAAGAGAATTTGAAGGTCTTGCCAAGTTG CATAATCAAGGTTCCAGTGTCCGGATCCTTCTCATGTACAG CGAGGAGTTGTCCCACATGCTTTATGCTGCTGCTGACATGGTGTTGGTTCCGTCGATATATGAGCCATGTGGACTTGCTCAAATGATAGGAATGCGCTATGGAGCA ATACCTGTAGTCCGAAAGACAGGTGGCCTTGCAGACACCGTGTTTGACATGGACGATCATTCACAACCCGAGTTGGCAAACGG CTTTGTTTTCGAAGGAATTGATGAAGGATCTTTGAACAACTCATTAGACCGTGCATTTTCTTACTACCAACAAA AAGCAGATGAATGGGGAGGCATAGTGAAGAAGGTTATGCAGACAGATAATAGCTGGAATAACACGGCAGGAAAGTACATCGACATCTACAACTCCGTTAGAGTAAAGGAGTACTGA
- the LOC140873348 gene encoding probable starch synthase 4, chloroplastic/amyloplastic isoform X5 codes for MHIAHVTAEMAPIAKVGGLGDVVTGLARACLTRGHKVDVFLPFYECINKQQINDLTLVVTYDSFHDENWIPVNMYRGVVSGIPVMFVEPTNHFFKGQNVYGGSYDELEAYLFFSRACLEWMQVTGTQPDIIHVHEWQTGGLPLLYWDMYHYLCLKKPRIVLTIHNMEHYGECRKEQLSKCGLDGSTYATEEKAVDDRTIGHNPERLSLLKGGIVYSNSVVTVSPTYLKETLCSGWLAGTLIRHRDKYFGVLNGIDTTIWNPATDVFLPAKFDASNIEGKKICKLHVQKGLGLASEGLEQGPDRVPLVVCITRLVAQKGLHLITNAIKYVEELGGQLVVLGKASDARVEREFEGLAKLHNQGSSVRILLMYSEELSHMLYAAADMVLVPSIYEPCGLAQMIGMRYGAIPVVRKTGGLADTVFDMDDHSQPELANGFVFEGIDEGSLNNSLDRAFSYYQQKADEWGGIVKKVMQTDNSWNNTAGKYIDIYNSVRVKEY; via the exons ATGCACATAGCTCATGTGACGGCTGAAATGGCACCTATAGCAAAAGTTGGAGGTCTTGGTGATGTGGTAACGGGGCTTGCTCGGGCATGTTTGACACGGGGTCATAAAGTAGATGTCTTTTTACCATTCTACGAGTGTATCAACAAACAGCAGATCAATGATTTGACATTGGTCGTAACTTACGACTCATTTCATGATGAGAATTGGATTCCTGTTAATATGTATCGCGGAGTAGTTTCAGGCATCCCAGTGATGTTCGTTGAACCTACCAATCACTTTTTCAAGGGTCAGAATGTGTATGGAGGTTCATACGATGAGCTAGAGGCATATTTGTTCTTTAGTCGTGCTTGTCTTGAATGGATGCAG GTTACTGGAACCCAGCCTGATATTATTCATGTCCATGAATGGCAAACTGGGGGTTTGCCCTTGCTATACTGGGACATGTACCATTATCTTTGTCTTAAA AAACCAAGAATTGTGTTGACTATCCACAATATGGAGCACTATGGAGAATGCAG AAAAGAGCAACTCAGCAAGTGTGGTCTTGATGGATCAACATATGCAACGGAAGAGAAG GCAGTAGATGATCGAACTATTGGGCATAACCCTGAGAGATTAAGCTTACTGAAAGGAGGCATTGTCTACAGCAATTCAGTTGT CACAGTTTCTCCAACATATCTCAAGGAAACACTTTGCTCTGGTTGGCTGGCCGGCACATTGATAAGACACCGGGACAA GTACTTCGGTGTTTTGAATGGGATCGATACTACAATATGGAACCCAGCTACTGATGTTTTCTTGCCTGCTAAATTTGATG CTAGCAACATCGAGGGGAAGAAGATATGCAAACTCCATGTTCAGAAAGGCCTTGGCTTGGCTTCGGAAGGACTTGAACAGGGCCCTGATAGGGTTCCGCTTGTAGTTTGCATTACCAGATTAGTTGCTCAGAAAGGTCTTCATTTGATTACTAATGCAATCAAATATGTCGAAGAACTT GGTGGACAACTGGTGGTTTTGGGAAAAGCTTCAGATGCTCGGGTTGAAAGAGAATTTGAAGGTCTTGCCAAGTTG CATAATCAAGGTTCCAGTGTCCGGATCCTTCTCATGTACAG CGAGGAGTTGTCCCACATGCTTTATGCTGCTGCTGACATGGTGTTGGTTCCGTCGATATATGAGCCATGTGGACTTGCTCAAATGATAGGAATGCGCTATGGAGCA ATACCTGTAGTCCGAAAGACAGGTGGCCTTGCAGACACCGTGTTTGACATGGACGATCATTCACAACCCGAGTTGGCAAACGG CTTTGTTTTCGAAGGAATTGATGAAGGATCTTTGAACAACTCATTAGACCGTGCATTTTCTTACTACCAACAAA AAGCAGATGAATGGGGAGGCATAGTGAAGAAGGTTATGCAGACAGATAATAGCTGGAATAACACGGCAGGAAAGTACATCGACATCTACAACTCCGTTAGAGTAAAGGAGTACTGA
- the LOC140873016 gene encoding uncharacterized protein has protein sequence MKPVVGMVVSNKMQKSVVVAVDRLFHHKLYNRYVKRTSKFMAHDEQDQCNIGDRVRLDPSRPLSKRKHWVVAEILKKAKIYVPPSLSKVRSGPDGSSSSAS, from the exons ATGAAGCCGGTGGTGGGGATGGTCGTCTCAAACAAAATGCAGAAATCTGTGGTGGTGGCCGTGGATCGGCTCTTCCACCACAAGCTCTACAATCGATACGTGAAGCGAACCTCCAAATTTATGGCGCATGACGAACAAGACCAATGCAACATCGGCGATCGA GTGAGGTTGGATCCTTCGAGGCCGCTTAGCAAGCGGAAGCATTGGGTGGTGGCTGAGATTCTTAAGAAAGCTAAGATATACGTGCCTCCGTCGCTTAGTAAGGTCAGGAGTGGGCCTGATGGTTCGAGCAGCAGTGCCTCGTGA